In one Montipora capricornis isolate CH-2021 unplaced genomic scaffold, ASM3666992v2 scaffold_501, whole genome shotgun sequence genomic region, the following are encoded:
- the LOC138036794 gene encoding uncharacterized protein C01G6.5-like: MLPCFNACGQWMPPYFILPGKRVPVTFNPLGGGVEGSIFSMTETGYMDTQTFYMWFANHFISNLPPARPVVLLIDSHDSHLDLETFQLAQKNGICLYAPLKNATHLVQPADVGFFGPMKKSWYKSVREFSQRNPNRDINKRNFCSVFKGTWEDVMSPSVLVSAFRKSGIYPLNRNQASGEVLVPSTKPSNEEDSPETGSTQTTATVQAFDALEAALSTPVRKKYRRRMEENYDLDGSPTFMAWKKLYTDSSSSSQQTKSTNSANEASEPDLRGYMVFQTRETTSNQLNSSGEVLKEILTYPTLEPKGPPKRKNLTRTLPNFVSGPEAMQLLLDEKLKKTRQLAEKQKKMRDKEAKKEEKRKRIEEEKVRKQLEREEKKKNQKANKNASNERTRKTGKVTKRSQTPRSKGKQLRQQQCTESTSSAVTNEEDDICNICLQEYFLSDVENNPWVQCGSCKSWMHICCIPIGLDVGNKPFYCHQCM; this comes from the coding sequence ATGTTACCTTGTTTCAATGCATGTGGACAGTGGATGCCGCCATACTTCATCTTGCCTGGAAAGCGCGTCCCGGTGACTTTCAACCCCTTAGGGGGAGGTGTTGAAGGAAGTATTTTTTCTATGACGGAAACCGGATACATGGATACGCAAACATTTTACATGTGGTTTGCGAATCATTTCATCTCAAACCTTCCACCAGCGAGGCCCGTGGTACTCCTCATTGACAGCCATGATTCTCATCTTGATCTTGAGACATTCCAGCTAGCGCAGAAGAATGGAATTTGTTTGTATGCTCCTCTCAAAAACGCGACTCACCTCGTTCAACCTGCTGATGTTGGTTTCTTCGGACCCATGAAGAAGAGCTGGTATAAATCAGTTAGAGAATTCAGTCAGCGGAACCCAAACAGAGACATCAACAAGAGGAATTTCTGCTCAGTCTTTAAAGGGACTTGGGAGGACGTCATGAGTCCTTCTGTTCTTGTCAGTGCGTTTCGCAAGTCTGGTATATATCCGCTTAACAGAAACCAGGCTTCAGGGGAGGTGCTAGTTCCTTCTACCAAACCATCCAACGAGGAAGATTCACCTGAGACAGGTTCCACGCAAACAACCGCTACGGTTCAAGCATTTGATGCCCTGGAAGCTGCTCTGTCTACTCCGGTGAGAAAAAAATACCGTCGTAGAATGGAAGAAAATTATGACCTGGACGGGAGCCCAACCTTCATGGCTTGGAAAAAGCTTTACACCGACTCTAGCTCGTCTAGCCAGCAAACGAAGTCAACAAACAGTGCAAACGAAGCCTCCGAACCAGACCTTAGAGGTTACATGGTGTTTCAAACAAGGGAGACAACCTCCAATCAGTTAAATTCCTCGGGTGAGGTGTTGAAAGAGATCCTGACGTATCCCACCCTTGAACCAAAAGGTCCTCCGAAGAGGAAGAATTTAACGAGAACCCTCCCTAACTTTGTCAGTGGCCCTGAGGCAATGCAGCTACTACTTGATGAAAAGCTCAAAAAAACACGTCAGTtggcagaaaaacaaaagaagatgagaGATAAGGAAGCGAAGAAGGAAGAAAAACGAAAGAGAATTGAGGAAGAGAAAGTTCGGAAGCAgttagaaagagaagaaaaaaagaaaaaccaaaaagcgaacaaaaatgCAAGCAATGAGAGAACAAGGAAGACTGggaaggtaacaaaaagaagtcAAACTCCTAGATCTAAAGGCAAGCAATTGCGGCAGCAACAGTGCACGGAGAGTACCTCTTCTGCGGTAACCAATGAAGAAGACGACATTTGCAACATTTGCTTGCAGGAATATTTTCTCAGTGACGTGGAAAATAATCCATGGGTCCAGTGCGGTTCCTGTAAATCGTGGATGCACATCTGCTGCATTCCTATCGGGCTTGATGTTGGCAATAAACCATTTTATTGTCATCAGTGCATGTAA